The Verrucomicrobiota bacterium region GAGCTAAGCTCCACCAATAAGGAGATTGCCACGGCCTTGCGGGCTATGGGCACTAATTCTGTGCCAATTTTATTAGGGCAGTTAGAACTGAGTGATTCGAAAATCCATGATTGGATTGAGGAATTAAATCGCAGGCAAAAAATCGTAAAAATTCCAATCGGAGCTGATGCATGGAAAAGCAAGGCCAAAGCAACGCGTGCCTTAGTCGCACTTGGGCCAACTGCCAAACCGTTTATTTCACAGTTAGTTCCATTATTGTATGACACCAATAAATCAATTCGTGCCACGGCCGTGTTAGTGGCGATTGGCCCGGAGGCGTATCCGGCGATACTAACGGCATTGCAACATACCAATAGTAATATTCGTTATCATGTATTATGGGGAATGGGTTGGTGCAGGGAAAAATGTGCTTTTGCGGTGCCTTCCTTGATCTCAATGCTAAATGATCAAGATATTACAGCCCAAAACATCGCTATCCAAGTACTGGGCAGAATAAAAAGTGAGCCAGACATCACCATCCCTGCGTTGAATAAGCTATTATCCAGCTCGGACCCAGCAATATTTTTCAATGCAGCAAAGGCA contains the following coding sequences:
- a CDS encoding HEAT repeat domain-containing protein; this encodes MKTTTKVWLGASALLALVVALICCKIKTAEPSYQGKSLSEWMEEIDTDAVFNGNGELSSTNKEIATALRAMGTNSVPILLGQLELSDSKIHDWIEELNRRQKIVKIPIGADAWKSKAKATRALVALGPTAKPFISQLVPLLYDTNKSIRATAVLVAIGPEAYPAILTALQHTNSNIRYHVLWGMGWCREKCAFAVPSLISMLNDQDITAQNIAIQVLGRIKSEPDITIPALNKLLSSSDPAIFFNAAKALEAFGTNSTAALLVLQQYQAQSGLAACRT